Within Triticum dicoccoides isolate Atlit2015 ecotype Zavitan chromosome 1B, WEW_v2.0, whole genome shotgun sequence, the genomic segment AATTCCTGAAGAGGAACATGAAAGTCTATGAAATGTAGGATCTTAGCAACTCCTTCCTCTAGCCGCATGGTCTGTTACTCGTGAATGATGGAAGCAACCACCTACCATGAAGGCCTGATGGACCATTATTGGCCTCGCTCAAGTACGCCATGCGCGGAAGTCCCCACCCCAGTTTGTAAGGACACTTATGTGCAAAGTGATCGGATTTCCATTTATACATGCTTACAAAATACCCAGTGATCAATAAGTACAATACATAAGCTATACCTTATGGGTCGTGTAGTACCAGGAAAAAGTAAGTTATCCAAATAATCCACTACATTTGTATCATTTATTCACATCAATTCAGTAGACACATACACCACCCATCAGATGTACATTTATGCACAAGACGTAAACCACACACCAATATATCATCTCTAGATAGCTCACATACTAAATCACCTCGAATAAAAACAACGCGGTGCAAATAAAGTTAAACGGCAAACCACTATGGAAATACAATGTATCTTTGGCTACCCAGTATAAATCTTCAGTTGTGTATTTGCCCCCACATTCTTGAACGAAATGATTCTCTAGGGTGCAGGTGTAAACTGCATGCAAATTGGTGGTTTAATCTTGGCAAGGGCAAGTATGGAAGAAGGGAATGTCCATATTCCATCCCCACATATCAAACCGGATGCAACCGCAGGGACCATGAAACCAGCCTCCTTTTTGTTTATCCTGTTCCAGACAAAAACCACCAAACTTCCGACGCACATATCAATTGCGAAGCTCCCGCCGACAAGGAATGGAACTGCCATGGCCATGGGTATGGGCACATACTTGCTATATCTGTGTGGCATGACATCTCTTGCGATGCTGAGGAGTGCTGCAAATGCGAAGAATCCACCAGAGAGTGCTAGACAATACTTCGGCAACACCGAGAACCCCTCCACGCCAAGTATTGCCATATTACGGTATATCAATGCATACGGCGCCTTCCAGTAACCATCCGGGTTGCCAATATCAAATGCCTTGTAGAAGAGCATGAACGTAAGGGGAGCAAGGATGCAGCCCATGACCGTACCAATGGCCTGTGCCACCATCATGGATCTTGGTGATGTCTTTGTTAGATAACCCGTCTTGAAGTCATGCATCAGATCTGCAGATATAAGAACCAACTGCTTCACACATGTACCAGTAACAAGGCCTGCAACGACACCACTGTCCCTGCCAGCCCAACCCGCAAAGACGAAGAGACCAATCTTCCCATAGTTATACCCCATGTTGATATCAGTAAGCCCTGTGCCGTAAGAGTTGGCGAATCCAAGCACGGGGGCTACGACATAGGCTATAACTATGTAGTACCATTTCACTTGTCGAAACATTATTGGCGTGGTAATCGCTGCAACGACGCTTAACACGGCATACCCAGAGTATGCCATCCAAGCGGGGAGATTGCCTCTCTTGAAGACCTCGTCGCGCTGCATATCCTCGAGTGAGACCGTATTGTCCATATTTTTCGCTGTAATTCATCCACTCAACATTAGAACAACATAATTAATTCTAAAATGGAAAATGTCGAAGAACAAATGTACTGTATTTATGTTGTCCTTCTGTCCTCACCTCTATTATTGATATGCTTACGACTAAATTGTTGACACATGCCCTTAAAAGTGATGCTAATAATTTTGATGAATTGGTAGAGTCCATCCCCCAAGATAAGAGCGATACATATGAAGGCCTGGATGGTGAAGAAAATTGTTACTACTGAAGATAAACTATGACTGCTGTTGCTATTAATTAACGGAAAATGCCACCAAGGAAAAAGGATTATGCTACAATTGATAAGTACCTTGTAGCCGTACAAACTTTTCATGCTGCTTTCTTTTACAGTTGCAGGGTACCAATCACCCTTGTTTTTACTGAGGAGTGGGTACAATATTCCATATGAAAGAATTGCACCTAGGAGGGTGGAAACATTTACTATATGTGGGCAAATCATCCCAGCGCCGACGTATGTCATGCTGAAGTCAAAGAAGAATCTGACAAAACAAAACGTGGCGAACTAATTAAGAAAGTCTGCTGCACACCACAAATCTGACAAAACATATCGTTATGGCGATCGACAATGAGGAACAGAATTGCGAAAAGGATTTTACGTCTGCTTCCAGGCCTTGAGACCAAAAGTAGGGAACTGAACAAATCCACAAGCATCGCCGCCGGTGTAGAACCACTGGAAGAAACTCCATATGAAGCTACCCCCAAAGTATTTCAGAAACCCACGTATTTGCTTCCTATATCATGGATGTAAAGGAAAGATTAATTCATTTGTATAAATCAAGTAGTCACTCCATATTGTTCAACTTAATGTCTCAAAGAACAACGCGACGGGCATAACTCCTGTGGTCAGAATATATACAAATATACATACTTTGAATTCTTGTCTCCCTGGGTGGTATGGAAGCCGTTTATAAGAACTGCAGTTGCCGTCCCACTAGGGTAAGTTAATTTATAGTCGACGACCAATACCTGAAAACATGATGTTTCGTATTTAGTGACAAAGACCGATGAACCGCCCGGGCACAATTCTATAATATGGTGTTGCTAGTTCTtggttgttttttccttttttctttttgaggAATTAGAGCAGCAGAGGTTCCAATCCAACTCTATTTTTGGCTTGCTTGCTTGTTATTGCTTTTTATTTCATTCATCTAATTTTTTGTGTGCGTTAATCCTAGCAACGGAGTACACGTGCACAAACAGGAGGATAAAGAAGCGAGAGGCAACCGAGCAGCAAACTCACTCAAATCTCTTATGCATTCAATTTAAAAAAGAAGCTGTACCTGTCTAAGGGGAATCAAGGTGAGGAGTCCACCGAAGCAGCAAGAAAAGAGGAATGCCGTCATCCAGCCAATCCCTGGCTCCTTGTAGCTCCCCGGCCCGTTGGCCACCGAGTCGCCGGCCAGCTCGTACGTCTTTCTGTTTAGACCCAGCAAGGTTGACCCGAACCCACCTGCAATGCATCACTCAAATAGCCAATCTGGTAGTGCAAAGCTAGTACTAACTGATACTAGTAGGAAGACATGGCAGGATATATATGGCCCTAACCGGCGAAAGCGATGGTGTAGCAGGCCACGCCGCATGTCTGGACGATGGTGTTCTCCTGTGGGGTGAAGGGTCGTGACACGATGCCGAAGCGGTCCAGCAAGCTGGTCCAGCCACGGAGCGCGAGGAAGGAGAGCAGCGCGGCGGAGACATTGAGCGTGGGCACTAGTCCGGTGGTGAGCGACATCCTCATGACGATGACGGTGTAGATGCACCCGATGAGCAGCGCTGCCACCATGCCGCGCACCGTCAGATCGTCCTGCCACCGCCCCACGGGCTCCAGCTCGTGCTCGCGTGGCCCCGTGGCGAGCGCCGGGTCTGACTCCATGTCGCCCTCCGCGGCCTCGTGTTTCTCGATCTCCGGCGCA encodes:
- the LOC119349673 gene encoding iron-phytosiderophore transporter YSL15-like gives rise to the protein MDVVAPDRMRIAPEIEKHEAAEGDMESDPALATGPREHELEPVGRWQDDLTVRGMVAALLIGCIYTVIVMRMSLTTGLVPTLNVSAALLSFLALRGWTSLLDRFGIVSRPFTPQENTIVQTCGVACYTIAFAGGFGSTLLGLNRKTYELAGDSVANGPGSYKEPGIGWMTAFLFSCCFGGLLTLIPLRQVLVVDYKLTYPSGTATAVLINGFHTTQGDKNSKKQIRGFLKYFGGSFIWSFFQWFYTGGDACGFVQFPTFGLKAWKQTFFFDFSMTYVGAGMICPHIVNVSTLLGAILSYGILYPLLSKNKGDWYPATVKESSMKSLYGYKAFICIALILGDGLYQFIKIISITFKGMCQQFSRKHINNRAKNMDNTVSLEDMQRDEVFKRGNLPAWMAYSGYAVLSVVAAITTPIMFRQVKWYYIVIAYVVAPVLGFANSYGTGLTDINMGYNYGKIGLFVFAGWAGRDSGVVAGLVTGTCVKQLVLISADLMHDFKTGYLTKTSPRSMMVAQAIGTVMGCILAPLTFMLFYKAFDIGNPDGYWKAPYALIYRNMAILGVEGFSVLPKYCLALSGGFFAFAALLSIARDVMPHRYSKYVPIPMAMAVPFLVGGSFAIDMCVGSLVVFVWNRINKKEAGFMVPAVASGLICGDGIWTFPSSILALAKIKPPICMQFTPAP